In Flavobacteriales bacterium, the following proteins share a genomic window:
- the kdsB gene encoding 3-deoxy-manno-octulosonate cytidylyltransferase: MKIIGVIPSRFASTRLPGKPLKIIQGKSIIQRVYEQARQSVSLSDVIVATDDERIFDHVKSFDGKVVMTSPDHPSGTDRCFEAYQKNNEEFDAVINIQGDEPFIHPEQIDELAECISRSSTQIGTLCKLIEDEAEIENENVPKVLFGENGTAADFSRSAISNTVNNKEKYFKHIGIYGYKSSVLEELVKLKPSFRELENKLEQLRWLDNDFSIQLAITEYESSGIDTQEDLDKYS; the protein is encoded by the coding sequence ATGAAAATTATTGGAGTAATCCCATCTCGATTCGCATCGACAAGACTGCCAGGTAAGCCGTTGAAAATAATTCAAGGCAAATCGATAATTCAACGTGTTTATGAGCAAGCAAGGCAATCAGTTTCTTTAAGTGATGTAATAGTAGCAACCGATGATGAGCGAATATTTGACCACGTGAAATCTTTCGACGGAAAAGTAGTGATGACTTCACCTGATCATCCGAGTGGAACAGACAGATGTTTTGAAGCATATCAAAAAAATAACGAAGAATTCGATGCTGTAATCAATATCCAAGGTGATGAGCCTTTTATTCATCCAGAGCAAATTGATGAATTGGCAGAATGTATTTCACGTTCTTCTACTCAGATAGGTACTCTTTGTAAATTGATAGAGGATGAGGCAGAGATCGAAAACGAGAATGTACCTAAAGTTTTATTTGGGGAGAATGGCACAGCAGCTGACTTTTCTCGTTCCGCAATTTCTAATACAGTAAATAACAAAGAGAAATATTTCAAACACATAGGAATTTATGGTTACAAGTCTTCGGTATTAGAAGAGCTAGTAAAACTAAAACCGTCTTTCCGTGAATTAGAAAACAAACTTGAGCAGTTGAGGTGGTTAGATAATGATTTTTCTATTCAGCTGGCAATAACTGAATATGAGTCAAGTGGTATTGATACCCAAGAAGATCTCGATAAATATAGCTAG